The Daphnia pulicaria isolate SC F1-1A chromosome 12, SC_F0-13Bv2, whole genome shotgun sequence genome segment TTGCGGTCAGTTcggtttaaatttgatttttcaattctgACAAGTGGTAAGTTAACACTTTTgggggatttttaaaaattcaggaTAGATTTTGAGAAATTTAATATCGCTCAGCCGAATTCTGAAAGTGTTTGCTCGAACCACGTCTTCTTGGTGGGCGGAACGGATTCCGTGGTATCCCCCATATGCGGAGAAAACAAAGGACAGCAcagtaagaaaagaaaagaaaagtttatcAAAATTCTGGGTTATTTGGATGTCCGTTTTTTAAACAGTGTACTTAAACGTTCCGGCTCCAGTGTCTGATATCCTGTTATCATTCAAATTTGGCAACGATTTGATTCCAGATCTTGAATGGAGGATCAAAATTGCTATGCTAGCTTGCACAGACTACTCCCTGTTGGGTAATTATAAATTATCCGGAAATATTTATTACACATTTGTGAATGTAATTTCTCGACTTATGCAGCACCTTTTGGTTGTCTTCAATATTTCTCCTTTCCATCGGGAACAGTGCATTCGTTCAACTGGGCAGACACAACCAATAACAGCACTCGCCAACTTACCAATCAAAACTATCACATTTGCTTCAGAAGGGAAATAGTTGACGCAAGTGTAAGTTTttaagctattttttttttaaattttatatcaaaatttaattgttgAGAATTTGATTGTGATAGACAGATTGATACCACTTTATGCTTTACGCCATCGGTGACGCCCAATGGGGGGAAAGCCTTCAGTCTAACCGGGTCGGATGCGTCAGTCGGTACGGCTGGACAAGCCGGTTTCAGCCAAGCCAATCTGGGAGATTGCAACAACGATTTTTTGATCATTCCAAATGGTCACGATCCTGCCCTGCCAAACAGTCCGGCAAATTTACGTGACCGTTACTGCGGCGAGAGACTGAATGTTTTGCCCAAGAGTAACATGTCGACGACTGTCTGCAGTAAGAACAACTGGAATACTAATAATTGTGAActgattattttaaatgttttggtTATATTTCAGCCAAGAGTAAGCCGTACAGAATCATCTACAACACCAACAGCGACGAGACAGTAACCGACTCGCGGGATGCAGCCAATGTTGGAAATATTGGATTTTCTCTGAGATATTACCAAATCAAATTATAAACAACTAACAATTGAATGTGGCTACTTCAGGAAGTTTTTTAATCATccctttaaattatttcccaTATTTATCTGACCATATACTGTTGTATTTACCCAAAATtgcctgaaataaaaaattaaacagttAAAAATTTCACCAGGAAAACGTCATGGAAATAATTCTGTGGCTCAATTCATATGGGATTACGTAATAAGAAGCATGCGTATGGGGTAGGGAAAATCTGTAGTTAGGTTGCGCCTATTATTTTGCAGTTGGTAAACAAATAAGCAATTTAATACGGacttgaaacaaaaatctggATGCAAAGTAAGCATTTTTATTCGTCAATTCACATTCATCAATTGATTTGCTGACgccaaaatgaatttaaaaacgcGCGAATTTAAACAGACGcggcaatttcctcctccaacaggAAACCGGTGAAAAAGGTGCAGGAATTACCGTCGCCATTCAAATAAGTTCCTGGATCAATGTTGATAATCCTCAACAAGACTTGTTCACCTGATTTCAAGTTCACCGTCGCCTGAAGAGTTAGTAAACTCCTATGATAAGCTATGGTGTTGGTTTCTGTAACTGCAATCCTCCCGACTTCACTCAGTCCACTAATTTCAAGCATAACTTGGAACACTACACGATCAGGTGAGGATGAAGCTGGAAACTCCACCTGTCCCGTGAAGGcgaagaaataaattcccgaTCGTGGGGCCGTGAATATTCCTGATGCCCCATCCATAGCATTTCCTACGTTCAACGGTATGTAAGTGTAGTTAATTGGGAGTCCCATTGTGTTGAATTTATCATATCTCGTAGCGTGGAAATAGACGGGTGCTGATTTGACGCCGTTGTATCCGATCCATTTTTGGAAACCTTTTCGAAATCAAGTAAAagacataaaacaaaattttaataaaaaaaaatattgatgatTACAAGAAAATATAAGCAGAATAATCTAAATTACCCGCATCGCTTGGGGGTTTAGTGAAATCGCAGTAAACGGATTCCATCGTCGTATTTCCCATAACGGAATAAAATCCGTTCCAGATGTGGCCCATGCTTTTGAGATCTGCACACGAAGATGGCAATCCATTGACAGCCACTGGTGATTGATTAGTCCTGATCGAAACATCGGCTGGCGATGCTTTCCAttcattcttctctctcaaTAGGGCAGATAAAACTTTGTCTTGTTCTTGAACTTTAGTTTTCAATTCAGCAACTTGTAAAGCCAATTCGTCTCTATTTTCATTCTAGTGTAAATCAAATTGTATTTAATCtattggagaaaaaaagaacaagataaATCTGTTTAGAAACTTACATTTCGTTCTAATTGGGTCCCCAGTTGCGTCACCTTTTCTTCAAgttctctatttttagactcTAATAAATCGATTTTCGTTTCGAGTCTCGATTCTAATTCTTTCAATTTGTCTTCTAAGGAATAGGTGGCAGAAGCGGAAGAACAAATCGCGCCGCAACCTAAAATGAATATCAAACTGACACCGACTGAGAAACGAgacattttttacacaaattttTAGACTGAGCTATTGCGTTGCACGATTGCGTCGTATTTTATAGGACTCGGTTTCTTATACCTTGTATAAACACTACATCGAGTTTACATTACATTAtcttatttgaaaaactcacCCGCTGATTAAAActgacattttaaattttggatcCTGGCTGTAAATTCTGTTGtgcaaatatttgttttgtattaTATACAAGCACGATAAGGAGCGGGGATTCACATGCACTTAAATATCGTGGTTGAGCCCCATCGTGGTATATTTTGTTTCCCGCataaaagctttttctttcgtttctaaATATTCGAGCTGAAATGAAGTAAACGGTAAATACATTTatccttatttttgtttttcttaatctTTGAATACATGAATAGTAAGTTTGATGCAAAAGaatagtaaaaaatttaaaaaactcgattcaaataCTATGCAGATTATGTTGATAGATGCCGCTAGTGATGCAAAGAGTAAGAGAATAAAAGTCTACCACTAGATGTCCGATTTTCTTgtgtcttctttcttttcgttgCACGTGTGAGCAGTGGGCTGCGCCATTGCTGAATATTTCAGAGAATTTCTCTGAAAAAAGTGTAATTTTCAATAGTGCGACACTCTTACCATCAACAAAATGACGTCGcaatacaatttcaaaaagattgtCATCGTTCCGACGGCGAAGGTAAATTAAACGCAAATATTTCATTACTTGTCGGATGGGCCAGCTAACGTTTCGCTAACTTCACAGGATTTTATCGACATCGTCTTGTCGAAAACCCAACGAAAGACGCCAACTGTAGTCCACAAGCAGTACAAGATTTCTCGTATCCGTCAATTCTACATGCGCAAAGTCAAGTTTTCCCAGCAGACCTTTCATGACAAATTGTCCACCATTCTGACCGATTTCCCCAAGCTGGACGATATTCATCCCTTCTATGCTGATTTGATGAATGTTCTCTACGACAAGGATCATTACAAATTAGCTCTTGGTCAGATCAACATTGCCCTGCATTTGATTGACAATGTCTCCAAAGATTATGTCCGCCTTCTCAAGTACGGTGACTCCCTGTACCGCTGCAAGCAGCTCAAGAAGGCAGCCTTGGGTCGCATGGCCACCATCATGAAGAGGCAAGCGCAGAGTCTTCAATATCTGGAGCAGGTCAGGCAGCATCTCTCCCGTCTGCCTTCCATTGACCCAAATACCCGGACACTGCTTATCTGTGGATTCCCCAATGTCGGCAAATCCAGCTTCATCAACAAGATCACTAGGGCAGATGTTGAAGTCCAGCCTTACGCTTTCACGACCAAGTCGCTCTTTGTTGGGCATACTGATCATCGCTACCTGCGTTGGCAGGTGGTGGACACCCCAGGAATTTTGGATCACCCTCTCGAAGATCGTAACACCATTGAAATGCAGGCCATTGCTGCCTTGGCCCATCTGAGAGCTGCTATCCTCTACGTCATGGACATTTCAGAGCAATGTGGCCACACCATTGAACAGCAAGTGGCACTCTTTGAGAGCATCAAGCCTCTCTTTGCCAACAAGCCATTGCTCGTGGTGCTGAACAAGACAGATGTCATCCGTCTGGAGGAGCTGAATCCTGAACAAAAGGCCTTGATTCAAGGTTTCATTAATGACGACATCCCCGTTATGGAAATGTCGACATTCAGCGAAGAAGGAGTGATGAATGTCAAAACGGAAGCCTGCGAACGCTTGCTGTCCCACAGAATCGAGGTGAAGATCAAGAGCAAGAAGGTGGAAGGCATTCTCAACCGACTGCACGTGGCTCTGCCTAAACCTCGCGACGGATGCACACGTCCGGCCTTCGTGCCCGAGAAGGTGATTGAAAAACGTCTGGAGAAGGGACCCAAGATCAAAAAGAAGACGGAACGCGATCTCGAGGTTGAGCAGGAAGACGATTACTCGCtggatttgaaaaagaattacgACCTACCGGCCGACTTCAAATACGACGTCATTCCTGAATTCTGGGAAGGCAAGAACATCGCCGACTACATCGACCCTGACATCATGGCCAAGCTGGAGGAGCTGGAGCGCGAGGAAGAGCTGCGGGTTGAATCCGGAGTCTAcgaaaaggaggaagaagagatgGACGATGAAGAGAAGGAGATCCACCGGTTAGCTGGCAAGATTCGCGAGAAGAAG includes the following:
- the LOC124316254 gene encoding uncharacterized protein LOC124316254 isoform X2 codes for the protein MTLSVFFRNWMIFIFVFPIPSQTVDNNHILDDYDRFNANSLQPDVFRHHKFLYYPRQLISNNRLVPVNIKSLIEFVTNNSVVISGRSPLKISNRWKLNSNLKGNKSQSKQLSDTDSIALTDVIVDFVTTITGIGGAIGISLAGLSLLSGGNPQNSLSQMRSFIQGDFTSCTAASGDLGYCASLINCNMRRGISSGACPNGGVCCTNTLTTCSGTVQYNNTYWRSPTTIYPDSSCVVTVKLDPATAEQRGPICQLRIDFEKFNIAQPNSESVCSNHVFLVGGTDSVVSPICGENKGQHMYLNVPAPVSDILLSFKFGNDLIPDLEWRIKIAMLACTDYSLLAPFGCLQYFSFPSGTVHSFNWADTTNNSTRQLTNQNYHICFRREIVDASIDTTLCFTPSVTPNGGKAFSLTGSDASVGTAGQAGFSQANLGDCNNDFLIIPNGHDPALPNSPANLRDRYCGERLNVLPKSNMSTTVCTKSKPYRIIYNTNSDETVTDSRDAANVGNIGFSLRYYQIKL
- the LOC124316254 gene encoding uncharacterized protein LOC124316254 isoform X1 → MTLSVFFRNWMIFIFVFPIPSQTVDNNHILDDYDRFNANSLQPDVFRHHKFLYYPRQLISNNRLVPVNIKSLIEFVTNNSVVISGRSPLKISNRWKLNSNLKVLGNKSQSKQLSDTDSIALTDVIVDFVTTITGIGGAIGISLAGLSLLSGGNPQNSLSQMRSFIQGDFTSCTAASGDLGYCASLINCNMRRGISSGACPNGGVCCTNTLTTCSGTVQYNNTYWRSPTTIYPDSSCVVTVKLDPATAEQRGPICQLRIDFEKFNIAQPNSESVCSNHVFLVGGTDSVVSPICGENKGQHMYLNVPAPVSDILLSFKFGNDLIPDLEWRIKIAMLACTDYSLLAPFGCLQYFSFPSGTVHSFNWADTTNNSTRQLTNQNYHICFRREIVDASIDTTLCFTPSVTPNGGKAFSLTGSDASVGTAGQAGFSQANLGDCNNDFLIIPNGHDPALPNSPANLRDRYCGERLNVLPKSNMSTTVCTKSKPYRIIYNTNSDETVTDSRDAANVGNIGFSLRYYQIKL
- the LOC124316429 gene encoding uncharacterized protein LOC124316429, with the translated sequence MSRFSVGVSLIFILGCGAICSSASATYSLEDKLKELESRLETKIDLLESKNRELEEKVTQLGTQLERNNENRDELALQVAELKTKVQEQDKVLSALLREKNEWKASPADVSIRTNQSPVAVNGLPSSCADLKSMGHIWNGFYSVMGNTTMESVYCDFTKPPSDAGFQKWIGYNGVKSAPVYFHATRYDKFNTMGLPINYTYIPLNVGNAMDGASGIFTAPRSGIYFFAFTGQVEFPASSSPDRVVFQVMLEISGLSEVGRIAVTETNTIAYHRSLLTLQATVNLKSGEQVLLRIINIDPGTYLNGDGNSCTFFTGFLLEEEIAASV
- the LOC124316202 gene encoding GTP-binding protein 4-like; amino-acid sequence: MTSQYNFKKIVIVPTAKDFIDIVLSKTQRKTPTVVHKQYKISRIRQFYMRKVKFSQQTFHDKLSTILTDFPKLDDIHPFYADLMNVLYDKDHYKLALGQINIALHLIDNVSKDYVRLLKYGDSLYRCKQLKKAALGRMATIMKRQAQSLQYLEQVRQHLSRLPSIDPNTRTLLICGFPNVGKSSFINKITRADVEVQPYAFTTKSLFVGHTDHRYLRWQVVDTPGILDHPLEDRNTIEMQAIAALAHLRAAILYVMDISEQCGHTIEQQVALFESIKPLFANKPLLVVLNKTDVIRLEELNPEQKALIQGFINDDIPVMEMSTFSEEGVMNVKTEACERLLSHRIEVKIKSKKVEGILNRLHVALPKPRDGCTRPAFVPEKVIEKRLEKGPKIKKKTERDLEVEQEDDYSLDLKKNYDLPADFKYDVIPEFWEGKNIADYIDPDIMAKLEELEREEELRVESGVYEKEEEEMDDEEKEIHRLAGKIREKKAIIAIEGRIGRSGGAPVMPRAGRKRERSVSRLRSEFEELGVDMSNKSGAHFSRTKSRSASRPPIKKARADSAGRVSSSSRVTPRDQSGIRNVELKAKAKKMGHKAQGKMNQFGKAGEADRHIAVKMPRHLYSGKRGIGKTDRR